A genomic window from Fundidesulfovibrio magnetotacticus includes:
- a CDS encoding DMT family transporter, translating to MRSSVQQGASLRPVLDMSLAMVLVGATAPLGELALRGIPLFVVLAARLFLAGAALWLLDRARRTGASLPYPPVRLSPRHWAVLGFQALCGVVVFNCCLWLGMETAGPAAAGVFTSATPAVMVLLGAVFFRERPSGRALAGVVLAVAGVLAARGGEAGPWRPAPADLWLLAAVAGESLFLLALKWLPRELSPLDAARRVTWLGLAWVLPLAFVQAGDLRPGQVGASAWLAVAVLGVLVTAGGYVLWFRGVGRSRPSQAAAVTGLLPVSAVLCAWALTGETPEASQLAGCLAVGAGILLASPRGG from the coding sequence GTGAGGTCTTCGGTGCAACAAGGCGCGAGCCTGCGCCCGGTGCTGGACATGTCCCTGGCCATGGTCCTGGTCGGGGCCACGGCCCCCCTGGGCGAGCTGGCCCTGCGGGGCATCCCCCTTTTCGTGGTCCTGGCGGCCAGGCTCTTCCTGGCCGGGGCGGCCCTTTGGCTCCTGGACCGGGCGCGGCGGACGGGGGCCTCACTCCCGTACCCGCCGGTGCGGCTCTCCCCCCGTCACTGGGCCGTGTTGGGCTTTCAGGCCCTGTGCGGCGTGGTGGTCTTCAACTGCTGCCTCTGGCTGGGCATGGAGACCGCGGGACCGGCGGCAGCCGGGGTCTTCACCAGCGCCACACCGGCTGTGATGGTGCTCCTGGGCGCGGTTTTCTTCCGGGAACGACCCTCGGGGCGCGCCCTGGCAGGGGTGGTCCTGGCCGTGGCCGGGGTGCTGGCCGCGCGAGGCGGGGAGGCCGGCCCCTGGCGTCCCGCGCCGGCGGATCTCTGGCTGCTGGCGGCCGTGGCCGGGGAGTCGCTGTTTCTCCTGGCCCTCAAGTGGCTGCCCCGGGAGCTCTCGCCCCTGGACGCGGCCCGGCGCGTCACCTGGCTGGGGCTGGCCTGGGTGTTGCCGCTGGCCTTCGTCCAGGCCGGGGACCTCCGCCCCGGGCAGGTGGGGGCCTCGGCCTGGCTGGCCGTGGCGGTGCTGGGGGTGCTGGTGACGGCCGGGGGCTATGTGCTGTGGTTTCGCGGAGTGGGGCGCTCCAGGCCCAGCCAGGCCGCCGCCGTGACGGGCCTGCTGCCCGTGAGCGCCGTGCTCTGCGCCTGGGCGCTCACGGGGGAGACGCCCGAAGCGTCCCAACTGGCCGGGTGCCTGGCCGTGGGGGCGGGCATCCTGCTGGCCTCGCCGCGAGGAGGGTGA
- a CDS encoding glycosyltransferase family 4 protein has protein sequence MRIFIPAMGRVNTKNRDGSEVRFSEIARRWLAWGQELVVMLPRRQIGVFESQNVRGMDYRVFPEPFEDESDSLGNVLRTYLWRLFRCLFVSYPKGMDAIYAPSDFLVDLLPALLAKLRNPEARLTVCVFLIAPNPFRGYENMFRPRWRVPTVRGLLYWSTQMLALALTRAFGGRMLVLNSLDRDTLLARGVAPEAVQVVTMGVDMGEFTSVEVTPETPRYDGIFLGRLHPQKGLFDLVKIWRAVCDARPGARLGIIGGGGDDWFRRLQAEIAAAGLSANVDLLGFRQGAEKVRLLKNAGCFCMPSHYESFGQVAVEAMACGLPVVAYDLPIYDEIFTGGMDRVLQGDVAGFASRVLTLLEGGERRARLVEEAAAVSARFDWEAIARAELERVG, from the coding sequence ATGCGCATTTTCATTCCGGCCATGGGCCGCGTGAACACCAAGAACCGCGACGGCAGCGAGGTCCGCTTTTCGGAGATCGCCAGACGCTGGCTGGCCTGGGGCCAGGAGCTGGTGGTGATGCTGCCCAGGCGTCAGATCGGCGTGTTCGAGTCCCAGAACGTGCGGGGCATGGACTACCGCGTGTTCCCCGAGCCTTTCGAGGACGAGTCGGACAGCCTGGGCAACGTGCTGCGCACGTACCTGTGGCGACTCTTCCGCTGTTTGTTCGTAAGCTATCCCAAGGGCATGGACGCCATCTACGCCCCCTCCGACTTCCTGGTGGACCTCCTGCCGGCCCTGCTGGCCAAGTTGAGAAACCCCGAGGCCCGGCTCACGGTGTGCGTGTTCCTCATCGCGCCCAATCCGTTCCGGGGCTACGAGAACATGTTCCGCCCCCGCTGGCGCGTGCCCACGGTGCGCGGGCTGCTCTACTGGTCCACGCAGATGTTGGCGCTGGCGCTCACGAGGGCCTTCGGCGGACGCATGCTGGTGCTCAACTCCCTGGACCGCGACACGCTGCTGGCCCGGGGCGTCGCGCCCGAGGCCGTGCAGGTGGTGACCATGGGCGTGGACATGGGCGAGTTCACCTCCGTGGAGGTGACGCCGGAGACGCCGCGCTACGACGGCATCTTCCTGGGCCGCCTGCATCCCCAGAAGGGCCTCTTCGACCTGGTGAAGATCTGGCGCGCGGTGTGCGACGCGCGCCCCGGGGCGCGGCTGGGGATCATCGGCGGCGGCGGGGACGACTGGTTCCGCCGCCTCCAGGCCGAAATCGCGGCGGCAGGGCTTTCGGCCAACGTGGACCTGCTGGGCTTCCGCCAGGGGGCGGAGAAGGTGCGTCTGCTCAAGAACGCCGGATGCTTCTGCATGCCCAGCCACTACGAGAGCTTCGGGCAGGTGGCCGTGGAGGCCATGGCCTGCGGCCTGCCGGTGGTGGCCTACGACCTGCCCATCTACGACGAAATCTTCACCGGGGGCATGGACCGCGTGCTCCAGGGCGACGTGGCCGGGTTCGCCTCCCGGGTGCTGACCCTGCTGGAGGGCGGCGAACGCCGCGCCCGGCTGGTGGAGGAGGCGGCCGCCGTGTCGGCGCGCTTCGACTGGGAAGCCATCGCCCGCGCGGAACTGGAGCGCGTCGGCTGA